One genomic window of Evansella cellulosilytica DSM 2522 includes the following:
- a CDS encoding NAD(P)H-dependent oxidoreductase yields the protein MNVLIIFTHPNHESLSYAFLQEVLRGCEENDVIQDVQVLDLYGEKFNPALEFNENKKRRDMYKDPELEKYRKQLLWAEKIIFIYPIWWGRPPAMLMGYFDKMFASGFAYKDDGKLFPKGLLKGKSVVCISVMRGPTFYPMFWLNNAHKVLMRKALFHYVGIKKVKFFEFGNMENSKGKHREKIKKVYHYFQKINDHSLTS from the coding sequence ATGAACGTTTTAATCATTTTTACACATCCAAATCACGAAAGCTTAAGCTACGCATTTTTACAAGAAGTACTTCGAGGGTGTGAGGAAAACGATGTTATTCAGGATGTTCAAGTTTTAGATTTATACGGTGAAAAATTTAATCCGGCCCTTGAATTTAATGAGAATAAGAAAAGGAGAGATATGTATAAAGATCCAGAATTAGAAAAATATCGTAAACAACTATTATGGGCTGAAAAGATTATTTTTATCTACCCTATATGGTGGGGAAGACCCCCTGCTATGTTGATGGGATATTTTGATAAAATGTTTGCTTCAGGATTTGCCTACAAAGATGATGGTAAGTTGTTCCCAAAAGGTTTGTTGAAGGGTAAATCCGTTGTGTGTATTTCTGTAATGAGGGGTCCAACCTTTTACCCTATGTTTTGGCTAAATAATGCTCATAAAGTTTTAATGCGCAAAGCACTATTTCATTACGTAGGTATTAAGAAAGTTAAGTTCTTTGAGTTTGGGAATATGGAAAATTCAAAAGGGAAACATCGAGAAAAAATAAAAAAAGTATATCACTATTTTCAAAAAATAAATGATCATAGCTTAACATCATAA
- a CDS encoding glycoside hydrolase family 30 protein: MKAKQITTYSANGKTYPDTYEIPVTLEEDELFHLESGVLNIYPDITYQKIEGFGGSITESVAYLLQKMDEETSDTLLKDCFSTEGNRLKFLRMHMDSCDYSLEQYTAVADPIADPNLETFTIERDKKYAIPAIKRAMEISQEPLSIMVSPWSPPAAWKTPPAKPKNDASVYGDSANNIPKIDYETPQRCNGGSLKREYYPSWAAYLVKYVQAYMAEGLPVTMLSIQNETVAATPWDSCVWTAEEQKTFLRDHLYPAMEAASLVDQVKIFIWDHNKERVVDYSREIIDEVTDKMIDGIAFHWYSGDHFDALKIAGDLFPGKTLLSSECCSLHPPGQTSMFAHLHEDKTAPETVEYNDAAAYAHDIIGNLNAGMNRWIDWNICLDKNGGPRHVSGGFSSPIVVNDDGTYRKTITFDYIGHFSKYILPGAVRIASTRCDDITEMIAAKNPDGSIVAVFLNKTAKDQAYAIRMEGKIIRVKAPAKTISTVVMS; this comes from the coding sequence ATGAAAGCAAAACAAATCACTACCTATTCCGCTAATGGCAAGACTTACCCGGACACTTATGAGATTCCAGTAACACTGGAAGAAGATGAACTGTTCCACCTAGAATCCGGTGTTCTAAATATTTATCCGGACATCACCTACCAGAAGATTGAGGGATTTGGTGGTTCTATTACAGAGTCCGTAGCTTATCTGCTACAAAAGATGGATGAAGAAACGAGCGACACTCTTCTTAAAGATTGCTTTAGTACGGAAGGGAACCGTTTGAAATTTCTGCGTATGCATATGGATAGTTGCGATTATTCCTTAGAGCAGTATACAGCAGTTGCTGATCCTATCGCTGATCCAAACTTGGAAACCTTTACGATTGAACGTGACAAGAAATATGCCATTCCAGCAATTAAGCGAGCGATGGAAATTTCCCAAGAACCATTAAGCATTATGGTTAGTCCATGGTCACCACCAGCTGCATGGAAAACCCCACCGGCAAAACCGAAGAACGACGCTTCTGTTTATGGAGATTCTGCTAATAATATACCAAAAATAGATTATGAAACGCCTCAACGCTGTAATGGTGGTAGTTTAAAACGAGAGTATTACCCTTCGTGGGCAGCATACCTCGTAAAATACGTCCAGGCTTATATGGCTGAAGGTCTTCCTGTTACTATGCTATCTATTCAAAATGAAACGGTTGCTGCGACACCTTGGGACAGCTGTGTTTGGACCGCAGAGGAACAAAAAACGTTCCTTCGGGATCACCTTTATCCAGCAATGGAAGCAGCTAGCCTCGTAGATCAAGTAAAGATTTTTATATGGGATCACAATAAGGAACGCGTTGTTGATTATTCCAGAGAAATAATTGATGAAGTAACAGATAAGATGATTGACGGTATTGCTTTCCACTGGTACTCTGGTGATCATTTTGATGCATTAAAAATTGCTGGCGATTTATTTCCGGGCAAAACCTTGCTCTCTAGCGAATGCTGCAGTCTCCATCCCCCTGGACAGACAAGTATGTTTGCCCACCTTCATGAAGATAAAACTGCACCAGAGACTGTAGAGTACAATGATGCTGCTGCATATGCCCATGATATCATTGGCAACTTGAATGCTGGAATGAATCGCTGGATTGACTGGAATATCTGTCTCGATAAAAATGGTGGTCCACGTCATGTCAGTGGTGGCTTCTCAAGCCCTATTGTTGTAAATGATGATGGAACATATCGAAAAACTATCACCTTTGATTATATTGGACATTTCTCCAAATATATTCTTCCAGGAGCAGTACGGATTGCTTCCACCAGGTGTGATGATATTACAGAAATGATAGCTGCCAAGAACCCGGATGGATCGATTGTTGCAGTTTTTCTCAACAAAACAGCAAAAGATCAAGCGTATGCGATACGGATGGAAGGCAAAATCATTCGAGTAAAAGCACCTGCAAAAACCATCAGTACAGTAGTAATGTCATAA
- a CDS encoding helix-turn-helix domain-containing protein: MNELFICGQNIGAITNNVKADLHKHWLLQIFVAVDEKLVIKVEGQKISCRAIVINANIMHEFQTGEVIHFTMLINPTSLLGRSIRKYYLRGNPYYILSEDRAIELQKLLLNHIKVDNSNDYSEVIKNVYHYFDNKILTEFDQRIESMLRMLNTYHSDKTASRVKYIAKAMYLSESRLSHLFKEETGIPLKSYLVHHNLLSVYEKIFDGESITDAALGSGFDSSAHFAYTNKKMTGMSARDIIKNSRFLKASF; this comes from the coding sequence ATGAACGAACTATTTATCTGTGGGCAAAATATTGGTGCGATAACAAATAATGTTAAAGCAGACCTGCATAAACATTGGTTGTTACAGATCTTTGTTGCGGTCGATGAAAAACTAGTTATTAAAGTAGAAGGACAAAAAATTAGTTGCAGAGCAATAGTTATCAATGCGAATATCATGCATGAGTTTCAAACGGGAGAGGTGATTCATTTTACAATGCTTATAAATCCTACTAGTCTATTAGGAAGGTCTATTCGCAAATACTATCTTAGAGGTAATCCGTATTATATTCTTAGTGAGGATAGAGCGATCGAACTACAAAAGCTATTATTAAATCACATTAAAGTTGATAATAGTAATGACTATTCGGAGGTAATAAAAAACGTTTATCATTATTTTGATAATAAAATACTCACTGAATTTGATCAAAGAATAGAGAGCATGTTAAGAATGTTAAATACCTATCATTCTGACAAAACAGCTTCTCGGGTGAAATATATCGCAAAAGCAATGTATTTGTCAGAGAGTAGACTCTCTCACCTTTTTAAGGAAGAGACAGGCATTCCACTGAAAAGTTATCTTGTTCATCACAATCTTCTAAGTGTATACGAAAAGATTTTTGATGGCGAAAGTATTACAGATGCAGCATTAGGATCAGGGTTTGATTCATCAGCACATTTTGCGTATACCAATAAAAAAATGACCGGCATGTCAGCAAGAGATATTATTAAGAATAGCAGATTTTTGAAAGCAAGTTTTTAA
- the rlmD gene encoding 23S rRNA (uracil(1939)-C(5))-methyltransferase RlmD, which produces MKQRKGTSKQQSSQLQIKEGQRFPLTIKRMGIDGEGVGFFKRQVVFVPGALPGEEIVCEVAKIKGKFAEGRIVKIRKPSDDRIAPPCPIYKECGGCQLQHLSYEGQLKGKKDIVRQAFERYTKINLDKVDFHDTIGMEEPWKYRNKSQMQVGHHQGKVIAGLYSPNSHKLIDLEDCIVQHPQTNKVTNVVKQLAADMNIAPYNERKRTGVLRTIVTRVGFETGEYQVVLVTAKKDIPKVDLFIEAIKQRLPDVTSIVQNINPKKTSLVFGDETIVLYGKEKIEETMSEFRFNLSPRAFFQLNPIQTKKLYDAAKEAAQLTGKEKVVDAYCGVGTIGLWLAAGAKEIRGMDVIKESIEDAKNNAKAHGIKNAHYVSGKAEHLLPEWEKEGWHPDVVVVDPPRTGLDETFIQTLLRVKPKRIVYVSCNPSTLAKNVDALSKGGYKLKALQPVDMFPQTAQVECVARIELKH; this is translated from the coding sequence ATGAAACAGCGTAAAGGAACATCAAAGCAGCAATCATCACAGCTTCAAATCAAGGAAGGGCAGCGGTTCCCATTAACGATAAAACGGATGGGAATTGACGGAGAAGGTGTTGGCTTTTTTAAACGACAGGTTGTGTTTGTCCCAGGGGCCCTGCCAGGTGAAGAGATCGTTTGTGAGGTTGCAAAAATAAAAGGGAAATTCGCAGAAGGAAGAATTGTCAAAATAAGAAAGCCCTCTGACGATCGTATTGCACCACCATGCCCTATTTACAAGGAGTGTGGCGGTTGCCAGCTACAGCATTTATCTTATGAGGGACAGCTGAAGGGAAAAAAGGATATCGTTCGTCAAGCGTTTGAGCGCTATACAAAAATTAACTTAGACAAAGTCGACTTCCACGATACAATCGGCATGGAAGAGCCATGGAAGTATCGAAATAAAAGTCAGATGCAGGTCGGCCATCATCAAGGAAAAGTGATTGCTGGCTTATATAGTCCAAATAGCCATAAGCTGATCGATCTAGAGGACTGTATCGTTCAGCACCCACAAACGAACAAGGTGACGAATGTCGTCAAGCAGCTAGCAGCAGATATGAATATTGCTCCATACAATGAGCGAAAACGCACAGGCGTTTTAAGAACAATCGTAACAAGAGTCGGCTTTGAAACGGGAGAATACCAAGTTGTTTTAGTGACTGCAAAAAAGGACATTCCTAAAGTCGATTTATTCATTGAAGCAATCAAGCAACGCCTACCTGACGTCACTTCAATTGTGCAAAATATTAATCCTAAGAAGACGTCGCTCGTATTTGGTGACGAAACGATCGTTTTATACGGGAAAGAAAAAATTGAAGAGACGATGAGTGAATTCCGTTTTAACTTATCACCGAGAGCGTTTTTTCAGCTCAATCCAATCCAAACGAAAAAGCTGTATGATGCTGCAAAGGAAGCGGCACAACTGACAGGGAAAGAAAAGGTTGTCGATGCATATTGTGGTGTCGGCACAATTGGTTTATGGCTAGCAGCTGGAGCGAAGGAAATTCGCGGCATGGATGTTATTAAAGAGTCTATTGAGGATGCAAAGAATAATGCAAAGGCACACGGCATTAAAAACGCCCATTACGTATCAGGAAAAGCGGAACACCTCCTGCCAGAATGGGAAAAAGAAGGCTGGCATCCTGATGTCGTCGTCGTTGACCCACCAAGAACAGGATTAGACGAAACCTTTATACAAACGCTCCTCCGTGTAAAGCCGAAGCGGATCGTATACGTATCGTGTAATCCTTCAACCTTAGCGAAAAACGTGGATGCACTTTCGAAAGGCGGCTACAAACTAAAGGCATTGCAGCCTGTTGATATGTTTCCGCAAACAGCGCAGGTGGAGTGTGTGGCTAGAATTGAATTGAAGCATTAA
- a CDS encoding DNA-3-methyladenine glycosylase family protein, which yields MGKQVFLKGPYNFYQALKRLTIDPLVDLNVEKQAIKLPIIVENNPLVVHVIQQGTFEEPRFMIQTEDTVNEAALMAELNRIFHWDKPLEDIYTFFQATELAALFQELRGTPFVCDFTLYGCLMKTIIHQQLNMTFAYELTKRFITTYGFKKKGVWFYPTADRVASLSVAELRELQFSQRKAEYVIDTSKLIAEGNLNLEALKNFSDEEVMDKLVRIRGIGRWTAECFLMFGLGRLDLFPVQDIGIQNGIKKYYQLDKKPEKEKMLEMSSHWKPYRTYASLYLWDYLET from the coding sequence ATGGGAAAACAAGTGTTTTTGAAAGGTCCTTATAATTTTTACCAAGCATTGAAACGGTTGACAATTGACCCATTAGTCGACTTAAATGTGGAAAAACAGGCAATAAAACTACCAATAATAGTAGAAAATAATCCATTAGTCGTTCATGTTATTCAACAAGGGACTTTTGAAGAGCCACGCTTTATGATTCAGACAGAAGATACAGTAAATGAAGCGGCATTAATGGCAGAACTCAATCGCATTTTTCACTGGGATAAGCCTTTAGAAGACATTTATACGTTCTTCCAAGCAACAGAGCTAGCAGCATTGTTTCAAGAGCTTCGAGGGACGCCATTTGTATGTGACTTTACTTTGTATGGATGCTTAATGAAAACAATTATACACCAGCAGCTTAATATGACATTTGCCTATGAGCTTACGAAACGTTTTATTACGACATACGGTTTTAAGAAAAAGGGAGTTTGGTTTTATCCTACAGCTGATCGTGTAGCTAGCCTAAGCGTAGCCGAATTAAGAGAGCTTCAGTTTAGCCAAAGAAAAGCGGAATATGTGATTGATACATCAAAGCTGATTGCAGAAGGTAACCTAAACTTAGAGGCATTAAAGAATTTCAGTGATGAAGAAGTTATGGACAAGCTCGTTCGTATTCGAGGGATCGGTCGTTGGACAGCGGAGTGCTTTCTCATGTTTGGTCTTGGCCGCCTTGACTTATTTCCTGTTCAAGATATCGGTATTCAGAACGGAATAAAAAAATACTATCAATTAGATAAAAAGCCAGAAAAGGAAAAAATGTTAGAAATGTCTTCTCATTGGAAACCATATCGTACATACGCGTCTTTATATTTATGGGATTACTTAGAAACATAA
- a CDS encoding GAF domain-containing protein — MSIPTDVASLQIMAEVYKKKNLQDILEKTVHSLVEQVPYIHWAGVYFYENEKEVRLMASSDDENDLAWESNSELKFPIKSSDEDNIGVLIVRTREAIAFDITDVSTLETIAAAIGETGFAN, encoded by the coding sequence TTGTCAATTCCAACAGATGTGGCCTCACTACAAATTATGGCTGAGGTATACAAAAAGAAAAACTTACAAGATATTTTAGAAAAAACGGTTCACAGTTTAGTAGAACAAGTGCCTTATATTCATTGGGCTGGTGTTTACTTTTATGAAAACGAAAAAGAAGTTCGTCTTATGGCGTCTTCTGATGATGAGAACGATTTAGCGTGGGAATCGAATAGCGAGTTGAAATTTCCAATTAAATCTTCAGACGAAGATAACATTGGGGTATTAATCGTTCGTACGCGTGAGGCAATTGCTTTTGACATTACAGATGTAAGTACGTTAGAAACAATTGCAGCAGCTATAGGGGAAACTGGTTTTGCTAATTAA
- a CDS encoding TetR/AcrR family transcriptional regulator, whose product MKNNDFDRRVLKTRQAINEALLSLMEEKKYNKITIQDIIDRANVGRSTFYSHFATKDELLFSSVEGELEILNQYIKNYVEHDDNPRLISAIELFEHIQENSKTIKGLFKTEGANFFFEKVEAYWNTGIEEYLESKLPKGKEPKVPIKILTNHISSTLINLLKWWINNNMSYTPAEMEQYFRSLINPCIDSVIYNDSTKD is encoded by the coding sequence ATGAAAAATAATGATTTCGATAGAAGAGTATTGAAAACACGACAAGCTATCAATGAGGCCCTATTATCACTTATGGAGGAAAAAAAATACAATAAAATTACTATTCAAGATATTATAGATCGAGCAAATGTAGGGAGGTCAACCTTTTATTCACACTTTGCTACCAAAGATGAACTGCTGTTTAGCAGTGTTGAGGGTGAACTAGAAATTCTAAATCAATATATAAAGAACTATGTTGAACATGATGATAATCCTAGATTGATATCAGCAATAGAACTTTTTGAACATATACAGGAAAACAGTAAGACAATTAAAGGACTATTTAAAACAGAGGGTGCTAATTTCTTTTTTGAAAAGGTGGAGGCTTATTGGAATACTGGAATAGAGGAATATCTTGAGTCGAAGTTACCTAAAGGAAAAGAGCCTAAGGTACCTATAAAAATCTTAACGAACCATATTTCCAGTACATTAATAAACTTGTTAAAGTGGTGGATAAACAACAACATGTCCTATACACCAGCTGAAATGGAGCAGTATTTTAGAAGTTTAATAAACCCATGTATTGATTCTGTTATTTATAATGACTCAACGAAAGATTGA
- a CDS encoding MarR family winged helix-turn-helix transcriptional regulator — protein sequence MDKNKLFQQFVQFTASVHQVTNDMTKEIKIDNITSVQYKILEYITVSQPVTLSEISECLHLSLPNSSRELKKLIEKQLCEKIIDPNDRRKYDIRLTENGTELMNKVFQQLELKFQAQINNLSEPELKEIEEAINILQKKFFS from the coding sequence ATGGACAAAAATAAGCTCTTCCAACAGTTTGTTCAATTTACGGCTTCTGTACATCAAGTAACAAACGATATGACGAAAGAAATCAAAATCGATAACATCACTTCCGTTCAATATAAAATCTTAGAGTACATTACCGTTAGCCAACCTGTAACTCTCAGTGAAATTAGCGAATGCTTGCATTTATCTTTACCTAATTCAAGCCGTGAGTTAAAAAAACTCATTGAAAAACAACTATGCGAAAAAATTATTGATCCGAATGATCGTCGCAAGTATGACATTCGTCTAACCGAAAATGGAACGGAGCTAATGAATAAAGTGTTTCAACAGCTTGAACTCAAATTTCAAGCGCAAATTAACAATTTGTCAGAGCCCGAACTTAAAGAAATTGAAGAAGCTATCAACATTTTACAAAAAAAGTTTTTTTCATAG
- the pdaA gene encoding delta-lactam-biosynthetic de-N-acetylase, protein MLKLIRVPFISLALLLLIGAFANLAFAAESNEEHHWSFKPSKNNEPASTEPLYEELLNKYGGFYIGDTTKKELYLTFDNGYENGYTAEVLDVLKEKEIPATFFVTGHYLDTERELIHRMVDEGHIVGNHSYHHPSLPKVDDDRLKRELENLRELYEEVTGRDDMRYLRPPRGTFSERSLARSAELGYINVFWSFAYKDWETDNQKGMQYAYDNIMKRVHPGAILLLHSVSSDNAEALPKVIDDLRKEGYTFKSLDDLTMQKSLIPVANE, encoded by the coding sequence ATGTTAAAACTTATTAGAGTCCCTTTTATCTCACTTGCTTTATTGCTTCTTATAGGAGCATTTGCGAATTTGGCATTCGCTGCTGAAAGTAATGAAGAACACCATTGGAGCTTTAAACCATCAAAAAATAATGAACCAGCTTCGACCGAACCACTTTATGAGGAGTTACTGAATAAATATGGTGGTTTTTATATTGGAGATACGACGAAAAAAGAGCTGTACTTAACCTTTGATAATGGCTACGAAAATGGCTACACTGCAGAAGTGTTAGATGTGTTAAAGGAGAAGGAAATTCCTGCTACTTTTTTTGTTACTGGGCATTACTTAGATACGGAAAGAGAATTAATCCATCGTATGGTCGATGAAGGGCATATTGTAGGAAATCACTCCTACCATCATCCAAGTTTACCAAAAGTGGACGACGATCGCTTGAAAAGAGAATTAGAAAACTTGCGTGAATTATATGAAGAAGTGACAGGTAGAGATGATATGAGGTATTTACGTCCTCCAAGAGGAACTTTTAGTGAGCGCTCTTTAGCGCGGTCCGCGGAGCTTGGTTATATTAACGTGTTCTGGTCTTTTGCATATAAGGATTGGGAGACGGACAATCAAAAGGGAATGCAATATGCGTATGATAACATTATGAAACGCGTACATCCTGGCGCAATTTTACTTTTACATTCTGTCTCTAGTGACAATGCTGAGGCATTGCCTAAAGTGATCGATGACCTTCGAAAGGAAGGCTATACATTTAAAAGCTTAGATGATCTGACGATGCAGAAAAGCTTAATTCCTGTAGCAAATGAATAA
- a CDS encoding transglutaminase-like domain-containing protein has translation MKKYLMATNMLDFECNELQQLIESRKWKDNDEFHKILNIYNFVRDEIKFGYNVDDSIPASKVLDDGYGQCNTKGTLFMALLRSVGIPCRIHGFTIDKKLQKGAMTGLIYKLAPNNIVHSWVEIYFEGKWLNIEGFILDMVYLNKLQLKFSECYEYFCGYGVATNDFKKPQIEWNMNDTYIQKEGINQDFGIFHSPDEFLEQHSQELSTLKKWFYQNIGRKLMNRNVSKIREG, from the coding sequence ATGAAAAAGTATTTGATGGCTACAAATATGTTGGATTTTGAGTGTAATGAGTTACAACAATTAATCGAGAGTAGGAAATGGAAAGATAACGATGAGTTTCATAAGATACTAAATATATATAATTTTGTAAGGGATGAAATAAAATTCGGATATAATGTCGATGATAGTATACCAGCAAGTAAAGTACTAGATGACGGATATGGACAGTGTAATACGAAAGGCACGTTGTTTATGGCTTTACTGAGATCTGTAGGAATCCCTTGTCGAATTCATGGATTTACGATTGATAAAAAGTTACAAAAGGGAGCAATGACAGGTTTGATATATAAACTCGCACCTAACAATATAGTTCATAGTTGGGTGGAGATCTATTTTGAAGGCAAGTGGTTAAATATTGAGGGATTCATTCTTGATATGGTTTATTTAAATAAACTTCAACTAAAGTTTTCTGAATGTTATGAATATTTTTGTGGATATGGTGTAGCAACCAATGATTTTAAAAAACCGCAAATTGAATGGAATATGAATGATACCTATATTCAAAAAGAAGGAATCAATCAAGATTTTGGTATATTCCATTCACCTGATGAATTCTTGGAGCAGCATAGTCAGGAATTGTCTACATTGAAGAAATGGTTTTACCAGAATATTGGTAGAAAGCTAATGAATAGAAATGTATCCAAAATTAGAGAAGGATAA
- a CDS encoding small multi-drug export protein, which translates to MEILKYISKAATTWFAGFFPHFEIYLAVPVGFSVGLNWFDAFLWASLGNWMVIPLIDFFYDWLMKFKFMKKFSEKSLRGKWRKRIEKYGAFFILFLTPVTGVWVIGIIAKALKFNRIQLWLYSGISVAVTGLIIAILANMGIQFFS; encoded by the coding sequence ATGGAGATATTAAAATACATTAGTAAAGCAGCGACAACATGGTTTGCAGGTTTTTTTCCGCATTTTGAAATATATCTTGCAGTACCTGTCGGGTTCTCAGTAGGACTTAATTGGTTTGACGCATTTCTTTGGGCTTCACTTGGAAATTGGATGGTTATTCCGTTAATTGACTTTTTTTATGATTGGTTAATGAAGTTTAAATTCATGAAAAAATTCAGTGAAAAGTCGTTGAGAGGAAAATGGAGAAAACGCATTGAGAAGTACGGTGCTTTCTTTATATTATTTCTTACTCCAGTCACTGGTGTTTGGGTTATCGGAATAATAGCAAAGGCTTTGAAATTTAACAGAATACAATTATGGCTATACAGTGGTATTAGTGTAGCTGTGACTGGGCTTATCATAGCGATATTAGCTAATATGGGAATTCAATTTTTTTCATAA